The proteins below are encoded in one region of Amycolatopsis magusensis:
- a CDS encoding leucine-rich repeat domain-containing protein: MELDFYRHGLTDIPDAVWSATDLRVLNLADNKLTSVPSRIGTLTSLHTLDLGHNELTSVPDSLGSLPSLTEYLYLSDNQLTALPDSLCQLAGLRYLSATDNLLTSLPADIGSMRSMRELRLYYNQLTSLPDSIGSLVSLRELYLRGNRLSTLPSSVGSLVDLRHLDLRENALTSLPESLLGLPKLGKLDLRWNKQLELPKWLPQLEAQDCVVLL, encoded by the coding sequence GTGGAACTGGACTTCTACCGGCACGGACTGACCGACATACCGGACGCGGTGTGGTCGGCCACGGACCTGCGGGTGCTCAACCTGGCGGACAACAAGCTGACTTCGGTGCCCTCGCGGATCGGCACGCTGACTTCGCTCCATACTCTGGACCTGGGGCACAATGAGTTGACTTCGGTGCCGGATTCGCTGGGTTCGTTGCCTTCTTTGACCGAGTACTTGTACCTGAGCGACAACCAGTTGACCGCTTTGCCGGATTCGCTCTGTCAGTTGGCTGGCCTGCGCTATTTGAGCGCTACCGACAACCTTCTGACTTCTCTTCCTGCTGATATCGGTTCCATGCGTTCAATGCGGGAACTACGCTTGTACTACAACCAGCTGACTTCCCTGCCGGATTCGATTGGTTCTCTGGTTTCTTTGCGGGAACTGTATTTGCGGGGGAATCGCCTGAGTACTCTGCCGTCTTCTGTCGGCTCTCTTGTGGACCTGCGACACCTGGACTTGCGGGAGAACGCACTGACTTCGTTGCCGGAGTCGTTGCTGGGGCTGCCCAAGTTGGGGAAGCTGGATCTGCGGTGGAACAAGCAACTGGAGTTGCCGAAGTGGTTGCCACAACTGGAAGCACAAGACTGCGTCGTCCTACTCTGA